The following is a genomic window from Planctomycetota bacterium.
CCAGAGATCCCAACCCCGATAAGCGTTGCCTTCGTCCATCCGGGCGAAGACCGCCCCCGAGCCGCCGAACCCCTTCCCCACGCGCACCCAGGCGCCGTACGAGAAGGGCGCCGACCCGTCGAACGCCCCCACGTCCCCGGGCGCGTCGAAGACCGCCTCGCCGTCGAGCGCCAGCGCCGGCCCGAGCGGGCCCCCCGCTTCCCAACGCGCCTTCTTCGGCCCGGTCAGATCGACGCGGGCTCCGCCGACGAGCGCCGAGGCCGGCCCCTCCTCCGCGGCCGACGCCGGCGGCAGGTGGAACAGCGGCTCTCCCAGCCCGGCGATCCCGGCGTCCCACTCCTCCGGCCGCGCCTTCGCCGCCCAGGCGTCGAACTCGGCGCGCAGCGCCTTTTTCCGTTCCGCCGCCGCGGCGCGCGCCTCTTCGATTTCACGGGCCAGTTCGCCCCAGCGCTTCTCGTCCGCCGGCCGCGGAATCACGAGCACCGGCGGCGTGTCCGGAATGTTCCCGTCGAGCGCCCCCTGCGTCGTGTTGCGGAAGAACGCCGCCAGGGAGTAGAAGTCCTTCATCGTGACGGGATCGAACTTGTGGTCGTGGCAGACGGCGCAGTTGGCCGTGAGACCCAGCCACACCCAGGAGGTCGTCTCCACGCGGTCCCGCGCGTAGTTGGCCAGATTCTCCTCGGGGATCGTCCCGCCCTCGTTGGTGGTGATGTTGCACCGGTGGAATCCCGTGGCGACGAGCTGATCCCGCGTGGCTTCCGGCAGGAGATCCCCCGCGATCTGCTCGACCGTGAACCGGTCGAACGGCTGGTTGCGGTTGAACGCGGCGATCACCCAGTCGCGATACGGCCACATCTCGCGGTAGTTGTCGAAGTGAAGGCCGTGCGTGTCGGCGTAGCGCGCGGCGTCCAGCCAGTACCGCGCCCGATGCTCGCCCCAGCGGGGCGACTCCAGAAGCCGGTCCACCAGGCGCTCATAGGCGTCCGGCGCGGGATCGTTCACGAACGCCTCCACGAGGTCCGGCTCGGGAAGAAGTCCCGTGGCGTCGAGCGACACCCGCCGGGCCAGCGTCCGGCGGTCGGCTTCGGGCGCGGGCGAGAGCCCCTCCGCCTCCAGACGCGCCAGGATGAAGCGGTCGACGGGATTGCGCGGCCAGCGCTCGTTCCGCACCGCCGGAAGCGGCGGACGCACGGGCTTGATGAACGACCAGTGCGGCTCCCAGACGGCGCCTTCGGCGATCCAGCGGCGGATCAGCTCTTTCTCTTCGGGCTTCGGCCGCTTGTGCGCCTTGGGGGGCGGCATGACGAAGTCCCGCTCCCGGCTGACCATGCGCTGATAGAGGGGGCTCGCCTCGGGTTTGCCCCGGACGACCACCGGTCCCTCGGCCCCTTCCCGGGTTCCGAACAGCCCCTCCTCCCGGTCCAGACGCAGCCCCGCCTGTCGGCTGGCGGAGTCGGCGCCATGGCAGGCCAGACAGTATTCCGCCAGGATCGGCCGGACGTCGCGATTGAACCTCACCGGCGCGGGCCGCGAATTTTCATCCGGCCGCGCCGGCGAACCCGGCGGCGCCGAAAGCGCGATCGCCGCCGCCCCCATCGCTCCGAGGTGGAGTGCCCGCAGACGTGGAATCACCGGCTCGCCTCCCAAGTCCGGATCGGACGACCTTTCTCTATAAAGTTAGCCGTTCGCGCCGGTTTCGGTGGGCGAAAAGCGGACTAATCCGCCAGCCGGACGCCCGTCACGCGGGCGCCGACCTGCTCGGGAACTTCGTCGATGTCGAAGGGCTCCGGGACGAGGACCGTGAACCGCCGCGCCTCGCCCGGAGCCAGGGGTTTGGCGTGCGGGCCGGGATGGAACGAGTTCACGAGCACCGGATAGGCGACGTTGAAGGTCGGCCGGGCCTTGAGATCCTCGAAGACCGGCTTCCCCGACCCGTTCGCGTGAAAGACCAGAAGCTCCACCTCCCAGAGCGTGCGATCGCCGGCGTTGACGACTTCGCCGGACACCGGGACGAAGCCCTTCTGCGGTTCGCCGCGCGAAAGGCCGCGGACCTCCACGCGCGGGAGGTAGTCCACCTGGGCTTTCTGCGCGCCGGCTTCGCCCATGCGGACCACGCGGAAGCCCACGAAGCGCGCGTCCGTAAGCCACCACAGGCTGCGCGGCCGGTTGGGGTCGCGGGAGTACCACTCGCCGAGCACGAGCTGCCGGCGCGCGAAGCGGACCGCCGACGCGGGCGTATCCCAGGCCCCGCCGCGAAGAACGGGGTTGTATTCGCCCGGCTGGAAGGGCTCCAGGCAATACTCCCACACGTTGCCGAGCATGTCGTAGAGACCGAACGCGTTCGGCGCCCGCGTGCCCACCACGTGCGTCTTGCGGCCGCTGTTCTCGGCCACCCAGGCGGCCTCCAGGAGCTTTTCCGGCTGCGGTCCGGACGCCCCCGCCCGAGCGGCGTGCTCCCATTCGGCCTCCGTGGGCAGCCGGAACTTCTGCCCCGTGCGCTTGGAGAGCCACAGGCAGTAACCCACGGCCGTATGCCAGCGCATCCCGACCGCGGAGTGTTTTCCGGTGCCCATCTCGCCGTTCGGCGGCTCGTAGGGGCTCGAAGGGCGGGTGATGCCGTCCACGCGGCCGCGCTCCCGCCGCTCGAAGAACTCGGCGAACGCTTCCCAGGTGACTTCCGTCCGCGCCATCCAGAACGGCACCAGATCCACTTCCCGCGCCGGTCCCTCGGCGGGATCCCGGCCGGGCTCGTCGGGGAGGCTGCCGATCCGGGATCGCCCGCCGGGAACTTTCACGATCTCGAACCGGTAGGGCGTCTCGCCGATCTCGACCGTCTCGGATTGCGTCGCGGAAGCCGCACACAGAAGCCATGCCAGGTGCATCATAGGGCCTTCATCCTCTAAGAACGCTCACCGGAGCGCCACCGGCCGCCGGAGATCGGCGTACAAATGATAGCGCCCGGATTCCCCGATGCTATCATGGCCGGGCCCATTGGAGGAACACTCGATGCGTCGATCCCACGATCCCTCCCGCCGCCGCTTCCTCAAGGCCGCCGGCGGCGTGGCGGCGGCCTCCGCGCTTCCGGGCGCCGCAATCCCCTGCGTCCATCCCGCCGGGAACGAGGAGCTTCAGGCGGCGCTCATCGGCTGCGGCGGCCGGGGCACCGGCGCCGCGATGGACGCGCTGTCCACCCAGAGCAAGCTCGGCCCGATCAAGCTGGTGGCCATGGCGGACATCTTCCCCCAAAGGCTCAAGCGCAGTCTTTCCCAGATCCGCGACGGATACGCCGCGCAGGTGGACGTCCCCGAGGACCGGCAGTTCATCGGCCTGGAGGCGTACCAGAAGGCCATGGACGCCGTCAAGCCCGGCGGGGTGGCGATCTTCGCCACGCCGCCCGCGTTCCGCTGGGTCCACTTCCAGTATGCGATCCAGAGGGGCCTGAACGTGTTCCTCGAGAAGCCCGTCACCGTGGACGGTCCGACGAGCCGGCGGATGCTCCAACTGGCCGATGAGGCGGACAAGAAGGGTCTCAAGGTCGGCGTGGGCCTCATGGTCCGGCACTGCCGCGGCCGGCAGGAGCTTTACGAACGTCTCCGGGGCGGGGAGATCGGCGAGATTCTGATGCTCCGGGCGTATCGCATGCACGGGCCCGTGGGCTACGCCTTCTCCGGACCCAAGCCTCCGAACATGAGCGACTTCCTGTACCAGATCCAGCGCTTCCACAGCTTCCTCTGGGCCAGCGGAGGCCTCTTCAGCGATTTCTACATCCATCAGGTGGACGAGTGCTGCTGGATGAAGGGGGCCTGGCCGGTCAAGGCCCACGCCACCGGCGGCCGCCACTACCGCGGCGACGCGATCGACCAGAACTTCGACTCCTACTCGGTCGAATACACCTTCGCCGACGGCACCAAGTTCTTCCTCGACGGCCGCACGATGAACGGATGCCACAACGAGTTCGCCAGCTACGCGCACGGCACGAAGGGTTCCGCCGTCATCTCGACCGCGGGACACACCCCCGGCAAGGTGCGCACGTTCAAGAGCCAGCGCATGAAGGACGAGGACCTGATCTGGGCTTATCCGCAGCCCGAGCGCAATCCCTACCAGCTCGAGTGGGAGGACCTCATCGAGGCCATCCGTCAGAACAAGCCCTACAACGAAGTCCGGCGCGGCGTCGAGGCGAGCCTGGTGACCTCCATGGGGCGCATGGCCGCCCACACGGGGCGCGTCGTGACCTACGACGAGATGCTCAACTGCCCCCACGAGTTCGCCCCCGGGCTCGACAAGCTCACGAGCCCCGATTCCCCCGCGCCCCTTCAGCCCGGTCCGGACGGCAAGTACCCGATCCCCGAGCCGGGAATCAAGAAGGACCGGGAATACTAGGTGGATGCCCATGATCCGACTCGCTGGAACGTGGGCTCTCGCGCTGGCGGCGCTGGGCGGCGAACTCATTGATTCGATGGACGATCTCCGGGCGCGCCTTTCCAAGGACAAGGTGCGCGTCGAAACCGTGGAAGGGAAGTTCGGAAGAGCGGCGCGTTTCGCGTTCGACGACGGCTGCCAGAGCGTGTTCGCCATGACGTCGATCCGGGGCGCCCCGGAGTGGGATCGCGCGCGGGGGTTCTCCTTCTGGGTCAAAGGCGACGGCTCCCGCCGCTTCGGGGGCCTCCAGTTCATTTGGAACGAAGACTACTCCGCCCGGTACGACCTGATGTTTCCCATCGACGGCACCGAGTGGAGAAAGATCGACGTGGCCTGGGAAGACCTGGTGCCCGTCCTGCCGAAGTCTCCCTTCCTCGACCCGAAAGGTCCGCGGACGCCCTCGCGCCTCTCCGCGCTCTGGTTCGGCAAGTGGTGGTACTGGCGCGACTACGGCGCGCATTCCTACGCGATCGACGAGATGCGCCTCGAAGGCGCGCTCGAACGAGGCCCCGCGCCGGCCGCTCCGGGAGGGGCGCCCCTCGAGCGGGTCCTGGCGCGGCTGAAGGCGGGCCGGCCCGTCACGATCGTCACGATGGGCGATTCGCTGACCGACTTTCAGCACTGGGCCAACAAGCCCGTCAACTGGCCCACCCTCCTGGCCGCGCGGCTCAAGGAGAAGTACGGCTCGGAGGTGCGCCTGATCAACCCCGCGATCGGCGGCACGCAGCTCCGCCAGGGGCTGGTGCTCCTGCCGCGGTGGCGCGCCGAGGCGCCTGAACCGGATCTTGTGACGATCCTCTACGGGTACAACGACTGGGACGCGGGGATGCGGGGCGAGGAGTTCCGCGAGACGCTGCAGGAGGCGGTCGACCGCGTCCGCCGGGCCACGGGCGGCCGGGCGGATGTGCTCCTCCTGACGACGTGTCCGGCCCTCGATCGGTGGACGACGATGTCTCCCCTGGCGGAAGCGGTGCGCTCGGCGGCGGCGGATCGGCGGGCGGGCCTGGCCGACCTGGAGAAGGCCTTTCATGCCGTCCCCGAAGCGGAGCGCGAAAAGCTTTTCTGCCGCGACCGGGCCCACCTGGGACCCGCGGGTCACGAAACCGTCGCCGGGACGGTCCTTTCCGCGATCGAGAAGGCCGGGCGCTGAGACCCGCGTCGCGCGACGCGGCACGAGGGGTCGGCCTGGGGCCGTGGCCGTGAAACCGCGCTACTTTTTGCCGCCCGGTTTCAGATGCCGGTCGAAGAACGCGTAGGTCGCCTCGAGCGTCCGCGCGAGTTCCGGCGGACCCCAGCCGTGGCCGGCGCCCACGATTAGGTCGGCCCGCCCCGGCACGCCCGCCGCCGTCATCGCGTCCACCATCGCGTAGACCTGGCTGTGAGGAACCAGCGCGTCCTTGGTGCCCTGAAAGTGCAGAATGGGCGCGTCGCCTTTCGAAACGTAGGTGATCGGCGAAGCCCGGCGGTACTCTTCCGGCTTTTCCTGGCGCGAGCCGCCGATCCACCGGGCGACGATCCCGCGGCTGGCCTCCGGGAAATCGGCCGAGACGAAGTCCGTGGGTCCGAAGAAATTCACCACCGCCTGCACCTGGCTGGGCTGATCGGCCCAGCCCCCGTCGCCCTCCAGTCCGTCCCCCTTCCCCATCACGCCGAGCATCATCGAAAGGTGGCCTCCCGCGGAAAACCCCATCGCGCCGATCCGATCCCGGTCGATGCCGTACTTTTCGGCGTGCGCGCGCAGAAAGCGGACGGCGCATTTGACGTCCTCGATCTGGGCCGGAAAGAGCGCCTTCGGGACGAGGCGGTAGCCGACCGTGGCGGAGACGTATCCGCGCCGGGCGAATTCCCAGGTCAGGGTATCGTGAGCTTCCTTCCGGCCCGCGGCCCAGCCGCCGCCGTGGATCACCACGACGCAGGGGAGCCGATGCTCGGCGGGATCGAAGGGCCGCCCCTCCACGGACCGCGGCCGGGCCAGGTTGAGCTTGAGATCCTCGCCGCCTCCCTTCCCGTACACGACGTCGCGTTCGAAGAGGACGTCGTCCGGCGGCCGGGGGCCGGGATCCTGGAGCGCGAACGCGGCGGCGGCGCCCAGGAGCCAAACGGCGAAGGTTCTCATGATGGATCCTCCCGCATTTGGAGCTTCGACCTCTCTCCGGACAGTACGCCGGATTCGGGAGCGGCGGGGACTTCTTTTCTGAAATCGCCCGGCGCTCCCGGGGTATAGTAGCCGGTCGGTTCGCACGAGGGAGGCCGGCATGACGGTTTTCTGGGCGGCGGTTCTGGTGCTCGCGCAGAGCGGGGGCGACTGGCCGCGCTTTCGCGGGCCCGGCGGAGACGGCGTCGCCCCGGCGGACGCGGATCCGCCCGTCGAATGGGGCGAGGGGAAAAACGTCGCCTGGAAGATCGCGCTTCCCGGGCGGGGGAGATCCTCGCCGGTGCTTCAGGGGGGCCGTCTTTTCGTCACCTTCGCGCGCGAGCGCGGGGTGCGGCGGACGCGCATCGGTCCCGACGACATGCAGGTCGCCGAGCACGTGGCCCTCGGGGCCGCGGGGGTGGACGCCGACTCCGGCAGGATCCTCTGGGAGACCCCGCTCCGGGAAATCGACGGGCCCGATCCCGTTCACTGGCTCAACAGCTGGGCCACGCCGACGCCGGTGGTGACGCCCGGCCGGCTCTTCGTCGACTTCGGCGGGTGGGGGACCTGGTGTCTGGATCCGGCGACCGGAAAAGTTCTTTGGGAGAAGCGCATCCCCCTGGACCACCAGGTGGGACCGGGAAGTTCGCTCGCCTTCGAAGAGGGGTTTCTCGTCCTCGTTCGGGACGGACGCGACGCGCAGTTCGTAACGGCGCTCGATCCCGCGACCGGCGGGACCGTGTGGAAGACGGATCGGCCGCCGGTCCGGACGGGCCACCCCAACACCCGGAAGTCGTTCTCCACGCCGATTCGGATCGAGGCGGGAGGGCGCCGCCGGCTGGTCGCGGTGGGGCCCCACTGGATCGCCGCGTACGAGCCGGGCACGGGGCGCGAGGCCTGGCGGCTGCGGCACGGGGACGGATTCTCGATCGGTTCGGCGCCGGTGTTCGGACACGGGAAGGTGTACTTCAGCACGGGCTGCATGAGGCCGCACCTGCTGGCGGTCCGTGCGGAGGGCGAAGGGGAGCTGGCGCCCTCGGCGGTCGTATGGCGCGCGGAGAAAGGCGTGCCGGTCATGTCGTCGCCGATCCTGGCGGGAAATCTCCTCTATTGGACGTCCGACGAAGGGATTTTGACGGCGGCGGACGCCCAAACGGGCGAGGTGCGTTTCCAGGCGCGGCTGGGCGAGGGGCACCTGGCGTCTCCAGTCCTGGCGGCGGGACGGCTCTATTTCTTCGGCCGCGAGGGCAAGGCGACCGTGATCCGTCCGGGGGCCTCCTTTGAGAAGATCGCCGAGAATCGGATCGACGGCGTGGTCATCGCGTCCCCGGCGGTATCGGGGCGGGCGCTCTTTCTCCGGACGGACACGCATCTTTACCGGATCGAGCGCCGCGCGCCGTGAGACCTTGACGGCGCCCGGGCCTCCTCGCCGTTTTCACGCCTGCGGCCGGCCTCTTGGGGGCCGGTCGCTGTCCTCGACTCGGGAGGGTGTTCTCCTGGGACTCGCCCGCAGGACGCGGGCGTCCGGTTGCCCCTCGTCCCCGTCATGCACCTTTCTTCCTTGGCCCTGCTCTACCCTGTCTTCTCCAGTGTCCAAGGAAATCGGGTGCGCTATAACTCTGAGATTTCTCGTGGCGCTCCCCCTGTCGGAAACCAGGCCCCGGAAAGACCGAGACCGAAGGACCATCAGGGTATGCCTTGCTTAGCGAGAAACGCCAGAATGTCTTGCTCGTCTCTAGGGTCAAGTCGCTTGAATGATCTGACCTCATAATACGCCGGTGCCCTGGGTCCAATCACATCGGCGAGATCGAAGGGCGGCTTCAATTCTTCAAAATCCTCGCATTCGATAATATATGTCCACCGGCCTTCGTTGCTGGGACCCCAGTACTTCGAAATTTCTCCAGGAAGCGCTCTCCGAACGTCGCGGAAACGGGTGACAAATTGGATCTGCCGCTCACCCGGATCACAATCACTTCGGTTCTTGCTGATGAGGATTATCTCCCCTTTAGCCCACGGATCAGGACATCCCGCATACGCATGGACACGGTTTTGAAGAACGCCGCCTATCGTATCCTTAGACGTTTTGAACAAATACATTCTACGATCCTCCCGTCGTGCAACACGTCCGACCGAATGCCCACATACAGGTCGCTCCCCATTGGGGGCCACCGAATGAATATGTCAGTCTTCCGACCGGATCAGCGTTTTCCCGCTCCTCGTCACACCCAGAGTTTCCCCTCTTCGCCCGCCGTCCCCCTTGGGGAGCCAAACGAGCCCGTGGCGCACGAAGGAAACGTTGCTTCATCCGCGCCGACCGGAACTATTGAAACACCCCCCATTCCAGGCCCGAAGGGGCACGCTCTCCGTCATGCGAGCGCCGGACCGGAACCGGACGGTCTGCCCCTCCCGGAACCGCTTCTTGCTTCGCTCCGGATCCAAGAATCTTAAACCCTGAGATTTATCGTGCCCTTAATTTCGGGAGAGCAGGCCCAAGCGGCGATAAGCCCCAGAGACACGTTCATGCGACTTCATCATACTCCTCAACCTCGATCGAGGCCCGCACGGCGTTACCGGCGATCTCCGTGAGCGTGCATTCCAGATAGCGCACATCCGGAGGCATGGCTCCCTTGCGGCTCCGCTTCCAATAACTGAACGTGACGGTCGCCCCCTTGGGCAGGATGGGAGGATGCGTCGTTTCGTCTCCGAGAGCAAAGCTCCGGGAGCCCATGAAACCCTTGTGGGTGTAGTACGTGACCTTGAGCCGCACCCGCCAGATGTGGTCGGCGGAAGCGTTCTTCAAGACAATTTTCTTGAGGGCCGTGTTCCTTCTAGGGAATCCTGACGTCATAATCTCGTACCCGACAACCTGCACGGCACCCGAAGACGCAGCTTTCCGCAGCGCAGAATTGGTCGACGCCGCGCGAGAAATCGCCGGAGGCAACTCGTCCTTGAAGTTACCCGCACTCATCCAGTCGCTCTTCCCATCGATGTCCACGGCGGCTCCAACGGCCTTGAGACGATCAAGAAGGTTCTTCCGACCCTCCGTGTCTTTCTGGTCTCCATCCTGAATCACCACATAGTTCAGACCATCCACGTCGCTCACGCTCCGGATCTCGCCCACACGCACGATGACGACGTTTGCCCGTTTCATCCCCAGCGCCATACCCGTCTCCAGGAGAACGTTCGGGCGCGGTTGCCTCTGCTCCTGCTCGGCGGACCGCCCGCCAACGTCAAGATCGGGACGGAGACGCGCGAGATCATCGCCGCTCCACAGCGCGACCACCGCCACCGCCCCCGCCAGCCCCGCCGTCACGACCTCCAGGTTGTAGGGGCTCCCATGACCCGTCTCGTTGACGAGGCTGTTCCATTCGCGCGGCTCCAGTCCGGCGCGCCTGAGAAGCTCAAACATGCTTTCCCGAAGTCCCTCGTTCCGGCCGTGAATCACAAAAACCTTCCTGGGATCCGGTTTGGCCACGGCATTCTCGTTCACCGAATCGCTTCCTCTCGCGGGCACCTTCTCGTCCTTTACACCATGGGAAGAGGCAGAAGCACACTTCGTTCGATAAGTGTCTGGAAGTGCGTCCCGAGGGTGATCGCCAAAGCCCGGTCCCGAACCAGGAGCCCCAGCTCGATGTTCCGCTCCAGAGCGGCTTCCGTCAGATTCGCCGACGTCACAAAGACCGTCTCCTCGTCCGCCAGCACCGCCTTGGCATGAAGAACACCCCCTGGACCCTCCGCATCCAGCGCGCGGGGATCATAGAAAACCCTCGGGCGACGTGCCCCCGGCCAGTCGCTCGTCCAGAATCGGTCAGCAAAACGACGCACGAGATCTCCCGGCGGCCCCAGCTCCCCCTTCCGCCGCTGGATGTTCATCAAAAGCGTCACCTGCAAGCCCGGCTTCGCCTCCATCCGGCGCGCCAGGACCTCGAAGGCTCTGGGACCGTCAAAAAACACAAACGTGCTGATCCAAAGCGAGCGCTCGGCCGAACCGAGAAGCTCCTCGTAGACCCGACGAGTCTGCCGGGCATGAAGACCCGGCACCTCAGGACCGGACCAGACCAGGTCCGGCCTGCGAACCCGCGCGGCCGTCTTTCCGGCCGCCCGGATCAGCGCCGCCGCAGCCGATGGGGAAACGCCCAGACATTGAAACTCTCTCAGAGCGCCGGCGACCCCTTCCACCCCCGAAACGTCGCCCAGCGCCGAACCCACCGATACGGGAGACGAGGACAGATCCACCAACCCTGCCTCCAGGGCGTCCGCCAAGCGGTCCCGGAGGTGCGAAGGAAGTTCGAAGAGATACTCCATCATCCGGCCGACTCGAAGAAGGCGGCGTCCGTCAAGCCGATAACAGGAACCAGGAGCGCCCGGTCCAGATAGTCGTTCCTCATCTCGCACGACGTCTCCGCTACCAGAAGACAGCCGTGACAGGCCGCCCCCAGCAACCACCTTCCCTCCAAGCTCTCCCCTGGGGCATGATGGGCGCAGATGGGGTCGTTGGAACACAACTCGCTCGACCGAAGCGCCTGCCGGAGATGCCCCGCCATGTACCTCCCCTGATGAACCAGTCCCCCCAGCGTCCCCTCGGCGTCCGAGCTGCTGGTGTACAGGAGAAGCCCATAGCGATCGCCCTTCAGATCCACATAGATGCGCTCGCGAATGGAACTCGCCGGATAGCCGCAGCGCATCGCCAGGGACTGGATCAGAACATGCGAGAGACTGTGCAATAGAATGTAGGGACCGCCGGGGAAAAGACGCTTGCTCCGGCGACCATCCGTCCATCTCTGGTGACCCCTCATCAGGGATTCCAGGCGACGTCTCACCCCCGGCCGTTCCAGCCAGGTCCGAACCGCCTGCGTCCGGAACTGGAGAAAGATCCCCTCCCCGCGGTTCTCCACCGCCGGGAACCAGGACGGCTCAGAGGCGATCGAGGCCCGCTGAACGTCCGTCTCGTACTCTCCCTGGAGGTCCGGCAGCTCCGCCTCCAGGCGGGTGAAGCCGATGAGGGTCGTCACCTCCCGCAGGCGGTGAAGCTGAATTACGGCATCGATACCATCGAATTCCCCCGGTTGCCGCCAACACCGGTCCGGGAGACGGCGGGCATGGAAGTCGGGGTTGACGGGGACATCCTCCCCAAACCCCTCCGGCGCGGCCAGGATCGCCTCCAGCTCCACCTCCTTGATCGGCCGATCCCCGCCGACACCCTCCTTGGCCCGGCGGATCACCTCCAGGACCTCGGAATCCGAAAAGGGCAGGAGCCTCTCCGAAATCCTGGGCTTCTTCTTGAGGACCGCCAGCTCGGCCGGACCGTCCACGATCTGAAGATACTCCCAGAACTCCCGAACCACCTCGTCCACCTTCGACGAGCGATCCGGCAAGGAAAGAACGCTCATGACTTGGGGAAAATAGGCATTCGAGGCCGTACGATTCAGAAGCCGGCTCGGCTGGTTGCATCCTTCCGCCCCCCCCGGCCCCAGCCAGGGCCGCGCTCCCCGGCAGGTACCCAGGGGATTGAGTTCCAACTTCGAAGCCTCTTGAAGGTTCCTCGACTTCCCACAGCTCGCGCACCGCACCACCAGATCCCCCAGGCCCCCGCTGATCCCCCGCTCGTCCAGCCAGAGCTGCCCCTTGCAGGGATCGCCCTGACCATGGACGTAGCCATACCAGTCGATGTCGTCCACATGCCCGCGCGGACAAGCGCGCACGAAACGAATGGCCACGGTCGGAAGACCGTCGAATTGATTATTCCTGTCAAGCACCTTCCGATGGACGAGCCGGCGGGACAAGACCCGCTCGTCCCGCGGCCCCTTCTCCTGAACCAGAAACCATTCGGGAAACCTGAAAACCACGACCGGCTTCATCGCGCGCGGATCGTCGGAGGACGCCGGGGGGGCATAAAGTCGAACCGCGGACATCTTCATCAGCGCGGCGATTTTCCGGGCCAGCCGCGGTTCCTGGATCTCCTCCAGCTTGCCCTCCTCCGGCCACACGTCCAGTCCGCCCACAATGGCGGAATCCTTCGGTAAATCGATCAGAGCTCCTGGTCCAAACGTCGTTATGAGCTGGCTCCGGCGGATCTGTCCCACGGAATTCATCCTCGATCCTCCGCCGCCTATTGCCTCAGATCCTTCAGGACTAAGTCCACCTCGGGCTCCACCTCCCGGAGAGATCGAGGAACACGGAACTTCCGATGATGTTCGGACTCGAAGTCCTTCTCCAACGGATCCCGCAACAGGGCCTTGGCCAGCTTCCCCTCCCATTGCTGATATTGAATCCCCACGCCGCTTTTGCGGAAGTCCTCGGACACCGTGATCCAGGAATCCAGGAGATCCACGATCCGGCTCTGAACACTCTGAAGCCGCTCCTCACGCTCCTCCTCTTCAAGGGATTGACGCCGCAGCCGCTCCTGAAACACCTCGAGCAGACGCCGTTCCACCGCGGCCCGAACCTCGGAAATCTTCCCTGCCCCGTCGGGAGGCGTCAGCTCGACCACCCCGTGGCGGGCCAGCGCCACCATGGCCCCGGCCAACCCGCGATCCAGGGCCCGGGCGGAGAACGGGGTCACGCTCCCCGGCTCGACCGACCTATAGAAGGTCTCGTGATAATGCCGGAATCGCTCATAGTGCGATCGGTCCCGCGGCTTGTGAGGAATCAGAATGGTCACCACAAGGCCGGGCTTGCTGTCGTCCCGCCCCACCCGGCTGGTGGCCTGAATGTACTCCGTGCAGGTCTTGGGCTGGCCATGGACAAC
Proteins encoded in this region:
- a CDS encoding alpha/beta hydrolase produces the protein MRTFAVWLLGAAAAFALQDPGPRPPDDVLFERDVVYGKGGGEDLKLNLARPRSVEGRPFDPAEHRLPCVVVIHGGGWAAGRKEAHDTLTWEFARRGYVSATVGYRLVPKALFPAQIEDVKCAVRFLRAHAEKYGIDRDRIGAMGFSAGGHLSMMLGVMGKGDGLEGDGGWADQPSQVQAVVNFFGPTDFVSADFPEASRGIVARWIGGSRQEKPEEYRRASPITYVSKGDAPILHFQGTKDALVPHSQVYAMVDAMTAAGVPGRADLIVGAGHGWGPPELARTLEATYAFFDRHLKPGGKK
- a CDS encoding PQQ-binding-like beta-propeller repeat protein, with amino-acid sequence MTVFWAAVLVLAQSGGDWPRFRGPGGDGVAPADADPPVEWGEGKNVAWKIALPGRGRSSPVLQGGRLFVTFARERGVRRTRIGPDDMQVAEHVALGAAGVDADSGRILWETPLREIDGPDPVHWLNSWATPTPVVTPGRLFVDFGGWGTWCLDPATGKVLWEKRIPLDHQVGPGSSLAFEEGFLVLVRDGRDAQFVTALDPATGGTVWKTDRPPVRTGHPNTRKSFSTPIRIEAGGRRRLVAVGPHWIAAYEPGTGREAWRLRHGDGFSIGSAPVFGHGKVYFSTGCMRPHLLAVRAEGEGELAPSAVVWRAEKGVPVMSSPILAGNLLYWTSDEGILTAADAQTGEVRFQARLGEGHLASPVLAAGRLYFFGREGKATVIRPGASFEKIAENRIDGVVIASPAVSGRALFLRTDTHLYRIERRAP
- a CDS encoding nucleotide-binding protein, which translates into the protein MNENAVAKPDPRKVFVIHGRNEGLRESMFELLRRAGLEPREWNSLVNETGHGSPYNLEVVTAGLAGAVAVVALWSGDDLARLRPDLDVGGRSAEQEQRQPRPNVLLETGMALGMKRANVVIVRVGEIRSVSDVDGLNYVVIQDGDQKDTEGRKNLLDRLKAVGAAVDIDGKSDWMSAGNFKDELPPAISRAASTNSALRKAASSGAVQVVGYEIMTSGFPRRNTALKKIVLKNASADHIWRVRLKVTYYTHKGFMGSRSFALGDETTHPPILPKGATVTFSYWKRSRKGAMPPDVRYLECTLTEIAGNAVRASIEVEEYDEVA
- the drmC gene encoding DISARM system phospholipase D-like protein DrmC, with translation MMEYLFELPSHLRDRLADALEAGLVDLSSSPVSVGSALGDVSGVEGVAGALREFQCLGVSPSAAAALIRAAGKTAARVRRPDLVWSGPEVPGLHARQTRRVYEELLGSAERSLWISTFVFFDGPRAFEVLARRMEAKPGLQVTLLMNIQRRKGELGPPGDLVRRFADRFWTSDWPGARRPRVFYDPRALDAEGPGGVLHAKAVLADEETVFVTSANLTEAALERNIELGLLVRDRALAITLGTHFQTLIERSVLLPLPMV
- a CDS encoding DUF1998 domain-containing protein, which codes for MNSVGQIRRSQLITTFGPGALIDLPKDSAIVGGLDVWPEEGKLEEIQEPRLARKIAALMKMSAVRLYAPPASSDDPRAMKPVVVFRFPEWFLVQEKGPRDERVLSRRLVHRKVLDRNNQFDGLPTVAIRFVRACPRGHVDDIDWYGYVHGQGDPCKGQLWLDERGISGGLGDLVVRCASCGKSRNLQEASKLELNPLGTCRGARPWLGPGGAEGCNQPSRLLNRTASNAYFPQVMSVLSLPDRSSKVDEVVREFWEYLQIVDGPAELAVLKKKPRISERLLPFSDSEVLEVIRRAKEGVGGDRPIKEVELEAILAAPEGFGEDVPVNPDFHARRLPDRCWRQPGEFDGIDAVIQLHRLREVTTLIGFTRLEAELPDLQGEYETDVQRASIASEPSWFPAVENRGEGIFLQFRTQAVRTWLERPGVRRRLESLMRGHQRWTDGRRSKRLFPGGPYILLHSLSHVLIQSLAMRCGYPASSIRERIYVDLKGDRYGLLLYTSSSDAEGTLGGLVHQGRYMAGHLRQALRSSELCSNDPICAHHAPGESLEGRWLLGAACHGCLLVAETSCEMRNDYLDRALLVPVIGLTDAAFFESAG